DNA from Bacillota bacterium:
CACAGATGTCCCGGTCGAGGAGGAGATACTCGCCGACCCGCCCGGTGACGGTGAGCCCCGGTTGGCCGGCCAAGGCGGCGACGCGTCCGGCGTCGAGTCCGGCGGCGTTGACCACCCTCCGGGCGAGCACCGTCCCCCGGGCCGTGGTCAACTCAAAACCGCCGTCAGACCGCCGGCTCACGGCCGTTACTTCGGCCTCGCGCCAGGCCACCGCCCCGCCGGCCAGGGCTGCCCCGATGGCGGCCACGGCGGCTTCGAAGGGGGAGGTGACGGCCGTGTCCGGCGAGTGGAGAGCGGCCACCACCTCCGGACTGACTGCCGGCTCCCGAGCGAGGACCTCTTCTCGGCCCCAGATGGCCAGGCCCGATAGCCCAAGGCCCCGCCCCCGCTCGAGGTACATCTCGAGGGCCCGGAGCTGAGCGCGGTCGAAGGCCAACATCAGCGAGCCGCAACGGTTGAAGGGGAAACCGAGGTCCGACGCCAATGACGCGAAGCGACGCGCTCCCGCCAGCCCCAACTTGGCTTTGGCCGTCCCGGGCTCCGGGTCATAGCCCGGGTGGACTATCCCGCTGTTGGCCTTGGTCGCCCCTGACGGGTCCACGCCGCGTTCAAGGATGATTACCCGCCGATTCAACCCGGCCAGGGCTCGGGCGGTCATCGCTCCGACGATTCCTGCCCCGATGATGGCGACATCGTAGATCGGCGATGGCGTTGACGGTGAATGGCCCAAATCCTCGCTCCTCCCGATAGGAGACTAATACGCCGCGTTCGTCCCCGCTCCTCCAGGCCCGGGCCGGCCGAGCCCGAGGCGGCGGAATATCCATCCGCGGCAGGGGACAAGATACGCCCAGAAAACCAGGAAAGGCGGGATTTGCCAAATGCCAAACCCCGAGGTCAAGTGCTCTGTCGATACATGTGCCCATTGGCTGCCCGGAGAAGTCTGCGGGGCGGGGAACATCGACATCCTCGACCGCCAAGCGAAGAACGCCGACGACACCAAGTGCAAGACCTTTTACCTGAGGAGCAGCGTCGCCAATGCGATTGGGGCGCTCGACAACATCAACTGGTCGGGGGCGATCCGCGAACCGTTCCAGGAGGGCCTCCAGCTCACCCCTTCGGTGACCTGTGTCGTCGAGGGCTGTGCCTACTGGTCTTCCGGCGATCACTGCGACGCGCGGAGCATCCGGGTCACCGGCGACGACGCCAATCAGTGCGAAGAGACCGATTGCCAGACCTTCGAGTCCAAAGGGGGCCGATGACGGCTACCACCGACGATCGGGCTGACCGTTTCCAGGCTGGGGGATAGGGAGTGGTTCCATGCGCCATGTGACCGCCTTGATCATCAAGTTCCTGATGCTTGGCCTGGTCGCCCTGATCGCCCTGCCGCTTCTGGCAAAGGTCACGGCGATGCAGGCGATCGGCTTGGCGGTGGCCCTCACGGTCATCGCCTACATCCTCGACGATCTACTCATCCTGCCGGCCTTCGGGAACGGAGTGGCCACCGTCGCCGACGTCGTCCTGGCCTTCCTGACCCTGTGGGCGGCCAACTTCGTCGTCCGGACGCTGGCCATCGGCTTCTGGGCGGCGGCCATCACGGCCGTAATCATCGGGGTGGGCGAGTACTTCTTCCACACCTGGCTTC
Protein-coding regions in this window:
- a CDS encoding NAD(P)/FAD-dependent oxidoreductase is translated as MGHSPSTPSPIYDVAIIGAGIVGAMTARALAGLNRRVIILERGVDPSGATKANSGIVHPGYDPEPGTAKAKLGLAGARRFASLASDLGFPFNRCGSLMLAFDRAQLRALEMYLERGRGLGLSGLAIWGREEVLAREPAVSPEVVAALHSPDTAVTSPFEAAVAAIGAALAGGAVAWREAEVTAVSRRSDGGFELTTARGTVLARRVVNAAGLDAGRVAALAGQPGLTVTGRVGEYLLLDRDICGMVRRVLYPVPTATSKGILVVPTVHGNLLLGPNAADLTRPDEANPVTAAGLDEVVRGAVCLVPSLPLDRVITTFAGTRAVAHGGDFAIAPAPEVPGLVNAAGVASPGLSASPAIADEIARLVTGLDPAAGRGEGRAPGARASLGGGARIVCRCEGVTEADVVAAIHAPFGACTLDGVKQRTRAGMGRCQGAFCGPRVVEILARELGVEPIEVHKNGPGGYLFAGRTKEVTR
- a CDS encoding DUF1540 domain-containing protein — translated: MPNPEVKCSVDTCAHWLPGEVCGAGNIDILDRQAKNADDTKCKTFYLRSSVANAIGALDNINWSGAIREPFQEGLQLTPSVTCVVEGCAYWSSGDHCDARSIRVTGDDANQCEETDCQTFESKGGR
- a CDS encoding DUF2512 family protein, which encodes MRHVTALIIKFLMLGLVALIALPLLAKVTAMQAIGLAVALTVIAYILDDLLILPAFGNGVATVADVVLAFLTLWAANFVVRTLAIGFWAAAITAVIIGVGEYFFHTWLQRANVVRTKQP